Within the Meiothermus sp. QL-1 genome, the region CGGGCGGCCCGCTCGTGGCGGTAGAAGTAGGCGAGCGGGGTGTCGTCGGACATACCCAGCCCGCCGTGCACCTGGATGGCCCGGTCCAGGACCCGCTGCAGCACCCCGGCCACGAAGTACTTGATGACCGATATCTCCACCCGGGCCTGCTCGGCCCCCTGCTTTTCCACCTTCTCAGCGGCATCCAGCACCATGAGCCGGGCCGCGTGCACCTCGGCCTGCGACTCGGCGATCAGGTGTTGCACGGCCTGGCGCAAGGCCAGGGGTTTGCCAGGGGCAAGCTCGCGCCGGGCCGCGTGGGCGCAGGTGAGCTCCAGGGCCCGCTGGGCGATGCCCACC harbors:
- a CDS encoding acyl-CoA dehydrogenase family protein; this encodes VRKIPVMGEVGEEWASHAELRLEGVRVPRENLLGERGRGFAIAQERLGPGRIHHCMRWVGIAQRALELTCAHAARRELAPGKPLALRQAVQHLIAESQAEVHAARLMVLDAAEKVEKQGAEQARVEISVIKYFVAGVLQRVLDRAIQVHGGLGMSDDTPLAYFYRHERAARIYDGADEVHKTVVARALLRPYGVEVSL